A region from the Sander vitreus isolate 19-12246 chromosome 1, sanVit1, whole genome shotgun sequence genome encodes:
- the LOC144520545 gene encoding uncharacterized protein LOC144520545 translates to MDVSAEREDGVSASEVTLSEQHDSQTRDKSPVKQKRPPDKHVPSCVSMKSGRSIDEPIVFKDGDHSDNQIQVKQERPDSPALSCLSWRSGQSIGEPLCFKDGGPADNQIQVNQERPDPSGPTCVSVKRMQCLSISDPVEFKNEPRAHRKRSEVLSVRPVQKHQQNLDSIFMLLEENIVTFMKNELKKFKKVLESSEHLEGLNEDDEVMEDEEEEQRRSNRDTFVKLTLNFLRNMKQE, encoded by the exons ATGGATgtgtctgcagagagagaggacgGGGTCTCTGCCTCTGAAGTCACTCTGTCTGAGCAACATGACAGCCAGACCAGAGATAAGAG CCCAGTGAAGCAGAAGAGACCACCAGACAAACATGttcccagctgtgtgtccatgaaGAGTGGCCGGTCTATAGATGAACCTATTGTGTTCAAGGATGGAGACCATTCTGATAATCAAAT CCAAGTGAAGCAGGAGAGACCAGACTCACCTGCACTCAGCTGTTTGTCCTGGAGGAGTGGCCAGTCTATAGGTGAACCTCTTTGTTTTAAGGATGGAGGCCCGGCTGATAATCAAAT CCAAGTGAACCAGGAGAGACCAGACCCATCTGGACCTACCTGTGTTTCTGTGAAAAGAATGCAGTGTCTGTCTATAAGTGACCCTGTTGAGTTTAAAAATGAGCCACG AGCTCACCGGAAGAGGTCAGAGGTTCTCAGTGTTCGTCCTGTCCAGAAGCATCAGCAGAACCTGGACTCCATTTTCATG CTTCTTGAAGAGAACATTGTGACTTTTATGAAGAACGAGCTAAAGAAGTTCAAAAAAGTTTTGGAAAGTTCAGAACACTTGGAGGGGCTGAATGAAGACGATGAAGTCAtggaagatgaagaagaagagcaGAGAAGAAGCAACAGAGACACATTTGTGAAGCTCACACTGAACTTCCTGAGGAACATGAAGCAGGAGTAG